From the genome of Panulirus ornatus isolate Po-2019 chromosome 51, ASM3632096v1, whole genome shotgun sequence, one region includes:
- the LOC139764808 gene encoding adhesion G protein-coupled receptor L3-like, whose translation MHHQASQHQAAPTQQHRQILDAWMLLLLLLLPFSCPLIDGALDLNDVVKLGSVDRAAALLEDGADINIRDISGWTPLHNAANNGEVELVSLLLDHHANISAPTLDHGKTALHLAAYSGKEEVLPVLLDAGGIMELRDMNGQTALHLASWHCQPGVAVVLLDHGADVNTQDKGGSTPIHLATIKNCDKVVEKLLTYCPDLRLPDSRDRTVVQVARERNATCIMALLQEHVRWPCSRHRLRHLAKRVNITEEGKACPQGEQEYPDEESYSWWLRETPAGKTVGVPCPAISNGTGTWTCSQDGTWDRTPILSQCQAVMFSRVQEVLEAENVTAAEIITTVAASLQSLVLMPGDILELANILDNLTHKHLRNLKQNHSRREGLKLAQMYMTGLMKTVQQLMEWPGGWWALSHYQRTLTSTRLQTSVTSAALAFVPLQKVRIQNFTQEKLHIHMVQQPVSYFRPVHHRSYTHPHFNFTTITLPRNFHRGYVQHFRTVRVVFISFKDLHCTANTIPCNPSNVKGERDLPASNQVNSAIIGANVANQSWHAVLGEVAEVQLQHVYSGDSFQLGTPTCVWWDTRFNSWATDGCRLVYTNAQYSVCHCDHLTNLAVIMDINGIIDSATVMDYVMKCVVLIGCVVSVVSLTLCMVSFLAFRDVREKTSTIVHANLCLCLLVSELVVLASWDTNRQTLLALLGGLDASYHSLLCAVVAALLLFLILTTFTWNSIEAFHMYFSFVKELDAESPVGKYYLCVGYLVPLIYVVSILALTHTIGYSHQEVCWPPSRGLIWTFGAPLAVILLVNVSLLVMTLRVAQKHKGSDGTQQKVPLGNKFYSSLSLLLLLCFTWVTGFFYFTKGTPVMALVFTLLNSMQGVAILLFHIAMNEHIMRGVKNVLK comes from the exons CACTGGATCTGAATGATGTGGTGAAGTTGGGATCTGTAGATCGTGCAGCTGCGCTGCTGGAAGATGGTGCTGATATCAACATTAGGGATATTTCAG GTTGGACACCATTACACAATGCAGCCAACAATGGAGAGGTGGAGCTTGTCAGTCTCCTTCTTGACCATCATGCCAATATCAGTGCCCCCACCCTTGATCATG gCAAAACAGCATTGCATCTAGCAGCCTACAGTGGCAAGGAAGAGGTGCTTCCAGTACTCTTAGATGCTGGTGGTATCATGGAACTGAGGGACATGAATG GCCAGACAGCTCTACACTTGGCTTCTTGGCACTGTCAGCCTGGAGTTGCAGTGGTGCTTCTGGACCATGGAGCTGATGTTAATACTCAGGACAAGGGAG GTAGTACACCAATCCATCTTGCCACAATCAAGAACTGTGATAAAGTGGTTGAGAAGCTGCTGACCTACTGTCCAGATCTGAGACTGCCTGATAGTCGAG ACAGGACTGTAGTGCAGGTTGCCCGTGAGAGAAATGCCACTTGCATCATGGCCTTACTTCAAG agcatGTGCGGTGGCCGTGTAGTCGACACAGGCTCCGACATCTGGCCAAGAGGGTTAACATCACTGAGGAAG GAAAGGCATGTCCACAGGGTGAGCAGGAGTACCCAGATGAGGAGTCATATAGTTGGTGGCTGAGGGAAACTCCAGCAGGCAAAACTGTAGGTGTTCCTTGTCCTGCCATTTCCAATGGTACTGGCACCTGGACTTGTTCCCAAGATGGCACTTGGGACAGGACACCCATACTCAG CCAGTGCCAAGCAGTGATGTTCAGCAGGGTGCAGGAGGTGCTGGAGGCAGAAAATGTGACAGCAGCAGAGATCATCACCACTGTGGCAGCCAGCCTGCAATCCCTCGTGCTGATGCCTGGAGACATCCTTGAATTGGCAAACATACTGGACAACCTCACTCACAAGCACCTTAGGAACCTGAAGCAAAACCACTCTCGCAGAGAAGGTCTGAAGCTGGCCCAG ATGTACATGACAGGATTAATGAAGACAGTGCAGCAGCTGATGGAATGGCCAGGGGGTTGGTGGGCCCTTTCCCATTATCAACGCACTCTCACCTCCACACGCCTCCAGACCTCTGTTACATCTGCTGCCCTTGCTTTTGTACCCCTCCAGAAGGTCCGAATCCAGAACTTTACTCAGGAAAAACTTC ATATTCACATGGTGCAGCAGCCAGTATCATACTTTCGCCCTGTGCACCACcgctcatacacacacccacatttcAACTTCACCACGATCACTCTTCCTCGGAACTTCCATCGAGGCTACGTACAGCACTTCAGGACAGTCAGGGTGGTCTTCATCTCTTTTAAGGACCTCCATTGCACAGCTAACACTATACCCTG CAACCCGAGCAATGTTAAAGGAGAACGTGACCTTCCAGCAAGCAATCAGGTTAATAGTGCTATAATTGGTGCTAATGTGGCCAATCAATCCTGGCATGCAG TCTTAGGAGAGGTGGCAGAGGTGCAGTTGCAGCATGTGTACAGTGGCGACTCCTTTCAACTAGGTACCCCCACTTGTGTGTGGTGGGACACCCGCTTCAACAGCTGGGCAACAGATGGGTGTCGGTTGGTGTACACCAATGCCCAGTACTCTGTCTGTCACTGTGACCATCTCACAAACTTGGCTGTCATCATGGATATTAATGGCATCATTGACAGTGCTACT GTGATGGACTATGTGATGAAGTGCGTAGTGCTGATAGGATGTGTGGTGTCAGTAGTGAGTCTGACCCTGTGCATGGTGAGCTTCCTGGCTTTCAGGGATGTACGAGAGAAGACAAGCACTATTGTCCATGCTAATCTGTGCTTGTGCCTGCTGGTGTCAGAGTTGGTGGTGCTGGCCAGCTGGGACACCAACCGCCAAACACTCCTGGCATTGCTGGGTGGCCTGGATGCTTCTTACCATTCACTGCTGTGTGCTGTGGTGGCTgcacttctcctcttcctcatcctcaccaccttcacctggaattcCATTGAAGCCTTCCACATGTACTTTAGCTTTGTCAAG GAGTTGGATGCGGAGTCACCAGTTGGGAAGTACTACTTATGTGTGGGTTACCTGGTGCCATTGATATATGTGGTTAGCATTTTGGCTCTCACTCACACCATTGGCTACAGCCACCAAGAAGT GTGTTGGCCCCCATCTCGAGGTCTCATCTGGACATTTGGAGCTCCCCTGGCTGTCATCCTCTTA GTGAATGTGTCATTGTTGGTGATGACATTGAGGGTTGCCCAGAAGCACAAGGGCTCTGATGGAACTCAACAGAAGGTTCCTCTGGGCAACAAATTCTACAGTTCCTTgtcacttctcctccttctttgcTTCACATGGGTGACTGGATTCTTCTACTTTACCAAAG GTACTCCTGTGATGGCACTGGTCTTCACATTACTCAACTCGATGCAGGGTGTGGCTATCTTACTTTTCCACATAGCCATGAATGAACACATTATgcgtggagtgaaaaatgttcttAAATAG